In Rhodospirillales bacterium, the sequence CAAGAGTCTGATGGAACTGCACGGAGGTAAACTGGCGATCGACAGCACGCCGGGGGTCGGGACCACCGTGCGGCTGCAGTTCCCCAGTTCCCGTTCCGTCCGCGCATGATTTTTTCCCGTCATTTCGGAGGCCTTCGATGTTGATTTGGTCGCCCTTGTTCAACGCCCTTCACGCCTTGGCCGCGGTTATTTGGGTTGGCGGAATGTTTTTCGCCTACGTCATTCTCCGCCCGGCGGCGGACGCCTTGGAAGCGCCGCTGCGCCTATCTCTGTGGAACCGCGTCTTCGACCGTTTTCTGCTGTGGGTCTGGGCCACCGTGGCCGTGCTGCTGGCGTCGGGGTACTACGCGGTGTACGCCGATTTCGGAGGGTTCGCCCAGACCGGCCTGCACGTCACCATCATGCACGGCCTGGGCTGGACCATGATCGGGATTTTCGCGTTTCTTTATTTCATCCCCTTCCGGCGTTTCCGTGCCGCCGTCGCCGCCCAAGATTGGCCTTCGGCGGGCCGCCTATTGACCGTGATCCGCCGCATCGTCGCGTTCAATCTGATGCTTGGGCTGCTCACGGTCGCCGTCGGCGCCTCGGGTCGGTTATGGTGAGCGTAATGCCGGGATCCCGCCGCTTCCGCCGCCGCTCGCTGACAATCCGGGACGTCCGCATCGCGAAAAAAGATTCGCCGTTCAAGGGATATTTTCGGGTCGACCGTTACCGTCTGCGTCACCGCTTGTTCGAGGGCGGTTGGAGTACGCCCATGACCCGCGAAGTGTTCGAACGGGGGCATGCCGTCGGCGTGCTGCTCTACGATCCGGACCGGGACGTGGTGGTCCTGGTCGAGCAGTTCCGCATCGGCGCTTACGCCGTCCAGCCCGCGCTTCGCTTTCGCCGCCGGGTCTCGCCCTGGCTGATGGAAGTCGTCGCGGGCATCGTGGAAAAAGGCGAAAAGCCGGAAGACGTGGCCCGGCGGGAAGCGGTCGAGGAGGCCGGGTGCGAGATTCTCGATCTCGTTCACGCGCAAGACTATCTGGTATCGCCCGGGGGCTCCACCGAGAGCGTCATTTTGTATTGCGGCCGGGTCCGCGCGCCGCGCCACGGTTCGATTCACGGGATCGACGCCGAGCACGAGGACATCCGCGTTCATGTCGTGTCTTCGGCGCGGGCGCTCGCGTGGCTCGATTCCGGCTTGGCGTGCAACTCCATGATCGTCATTGCTCTGCAATGGTTCCGCGCGAAC encodes:
- a CDS encoding NUDIX domain-containing protein; this translates as MPGSRRFRRRSLTIRDVRIAKKDSPFKGYFRVDRYRLRHRLFEGGWSTPMTREVFERGHAVGVLLYDPDRDVVVLVEQFRIGAYAVQPALRFRRRVSPWLMEVVAGIVEKGEKPEDVARREAVEEAGCEILDLVHAQDYLVSPGGSTESVILYCGRVRAPRHGSIHGIDAEHEDIRVHVVSSARALAWLDSGLACNSMIVIALQWFRANRERLRARWKKPARA